One window of Parambassis ranga chromosome 3, fParRan2.1, whole genome shotgun sequence genomic DNA carries:
- the LOC114433234 gene encoding LOW QUALITY PROTEIN: ras-specific guanine nucleotide-releasing factor 1-like (The sequence of the model RefSeq protein was modified relative to this genomic sequence to represent the inferred CDS: substituted 1 base at 1 genomic stop codon), whose product MQKGMRLNDGHITYLALLAKKDGTRRGCLSKKSSDNTKWHSKWFALLQNMLFYFENDSSSRPSGLYLLEGCVCDRAPSPKPSLSAKECLEKQYYFTVTFNHENQKALELRTEDAKDCDEWVAAITQASYRNLATEHETLMQKYLHLLQIVETEKTVAKQLRQQIEDGEIEIERLKSEIAGLLKDNEKIQSNPEVPPSEDDTEIKKIKKVQSFLRGWICRRKWKTIIQDYIRSPHAESMRKRNQVVFSMLEAEAEYVQQLHILVNNFLRPLRMAASSKKPPITHDDVSSIFLNSETIMFLHQIFYQGLKARIASWPTLVLADLFDILLPMLNIYQEFVRNHQYSLQILAHCKQNRDFDKLLKQYETKPDCEERTLETFLTYPMFQIPRYILTLHELLAHTPHEHVERNSLDYAKSKLEELSRIMHDEVSETENIRKNLAIERMIVEGCEVLLDTSQTFVRQGSLIQVPMSEKGKITRGRLGSLSLKKEGERQCFLFSKHLIICTRGSGGKLHITKNGVVSLIDCTLMEEPEGTDDESKGERSGQDTEHLDFKVMVEPKDCQPYTVILVASSRQEKSAWTSDISQCIDNIRCNGLMMNAFEENSKVTVPQMIKSDTSLYCDDVDIRFSKMMNSCKVLQIRYASVERLLERLTDLRFLSIDFLNTFLHSYRVFTRADVVLDKLITIYKKPISAIPARSLELFFASSQNNKLLYGEPPTSPRASRKFSSPPPLSITKTSSPNRRRKLSLNIPIITGGKALDLAALSCSPNGYASMHSTMSPFSKTTLDISKLYVSSTMASKISDEGEPKSEGKAEESVLSKQGXNLSVREECDEDPSQSDEAEAEMSPPKSPSTPKNVKSKNSGTFSLFSFNNGMVVSSCRELDNNRSALSAASAFAIATAGANEGTPTKEKYRRMSLASTGFPTDQRNGDKEFVIRRAATNRVLNVLRHWVSKHSQDFELNTELKLRVIGFLEEVMHDPELLTQERKAAANIIRTLTQEDPGDNQVTIEEITQMAMEECKTEPFESHSALEIAEQLTMLDHLVFKVIPYEEFFGQGWMKNDKNERTPYIMKTTKHFNEISNRIATEILQWDDVNMRVAVIEKWVAVADICRCLHNYNAVLEITSSLNRSSIFRLKKTWLKVSKQTKTVIDKLQKLVSSEGRFKNLREALKNCDPPCVPYLGMYLTDLAFIEEGTPNYTEDNLVNFSKMRMISHIIREIRQFQQTAYKIDYQPKAAKYLLDSSTVLDEESLYEASLRIEPKTSS is encoded by the exons TATTACTTCACCGTCACGTTCAATCATGAAAACCAAAAGGCTCTGGAGCTACGCACAGAGGACGCCAAGGACTGTGATGAGTGGGTGGCTGCAATCACACAGGCCAG ttaCAGGAACCTGGCTACAGAGCATGAGACCCTCATGCAGAAGTATCTTCATCTACTCCAAATAGTGGAGACGGAGAAAACGGTTGCCAAGCAACTTCGACAACAGATAGAGGATGGGGAAATCGAGATAGAGCGGCTAAAATCAGAG ATTGCTGGACTCCTAAAGGACAACGAAAAAATACAGTCAAATCcagaggtgccacctagtgagGATGACACAGAAATCAAGAAGATCAAAAAG GTTCAGAGTTTTCTGCGAGGCTGGATTTGCCGCAGGAAGTGGAAAACCATCATCCAGGACTACATTCGTTCACCCCATGCTGAAAGCATGAGGAAAAGGAACCAGGTGGTATTTAGCATGCTGGAGGCCGAGGCCGAGTACGTCCAGCAGCTCCACATCCTTGTCAACAACTTCCTGCGGCCACTCCGCATGGCAGCGAGCTCTAAGAAACCCCCTATCACCCACGATGACGTCAGCAGCATTTTCCTCAACAG TGAGACCATCATGTTCCTCCACCAGATCTTCTACCAGGGACTAAAGGCCAGGATAGCTAGCTGGCCAACACTTGTGCTGG CCGACCTGTTTGACATCTTGCTGCCCATGTTGAACATCTACCAAGAGTTTGTGAGGAACCACCAGTACAGCCTGCAGATCCTGGCCCACTGCAAGCAGAACAGAGACTTCGACAAGCTGCTCAAGCAGTACGAGACAAAACCCGactgtgaggagaggacactGGAGACCTTCCTTACTTACCCAATGTTTCAG ATCCCTCGTTACATCCTGACGTTACATGAGTTGCTGGCTCACACTCCCCACGAGCATGTGGAGAGAAACAGTTTGGATTACGCCAAGTCCAAACTGGAGGAACTTTCCAG AATCATGCATGACGAGGTGAGCGAGACGGAGAACATCAGGAAAAACCTAGCCATCGAGCGGATGATTGTGGAGGGTTGTGAAGTGCTGCTTGACACAAGCCAGACATTTGTTAGACAAG GTTCTCTGATCCAGGTGCCAATGAGCGAAAAGGGGAAGATAACGAGAGGCCGACTGGGTTCTCTGTCTCTGAAGAAGGAAGGCGAGAGGCAGTGTTTCCTCTTCTCCAAACATCTCATCATCTGTACCAGAGGCTCTGGAGGAAAGCTTCACATCACTAAG AATGGAGTGGTGTCTCTCATAGACTGCACTCTGATGGAGGAGCCAGAGGGGACGGACGATGAGT CCAAAGGGGAGAGGAGTGGTCAGGACACAGAACACCTGGACTTTAAAGTGATGGTGGAGCCCAAAGACTGCCAGCCTTACACTGTCATCCTGGTGGCTTCCTCTCGACAGGAGAAGTCAGCATGGACAAGTGATATCAGTCAA TGTATTGACAACATCCGCTGCAATGGCCTGATGATGAACGCCTTCGAGGAAAACAGCAAAGTCACCGTGCCACAGATGATTAA GTCAGACACCAGCTTATACTGCGATGATGTTGACATTCGCTTCAGCAAGATGATGAACTCCTGCAAGGTGCTGCAGATCCGCTATGCCAGCGTAGAGCGCTTGTTGGAGAGGCTGACCGACTTGCGCTTCCTCTCCATTGACTTCCTGAACACCTTCCTCCATTCTTACCGTGTCTTCACCAGAGCTGATGTAGTGCTGGACAAGCTCATCACCATCTACAAGAAGCCCATCAGTGCCATCCCTGCACG TTCTTTGGAGCTTTTCTTTGCTAGCAGTCAGAACAACAAACTCCTCTACGGTGAGCCACCCACATCTCCACGTGCAAGCCGCAAGTTTTCTTCCCCTCCTCCACTCTCCATCACCAAGACGTCTTCTCCTAACCGTCGCCGCAAACTTTCACTCAACATCCCCATCATCACAGGGGGCAAAGCCCTGGACCTGGCTGCACTCAGCTGTTCCCCTAATGGCTATGCAAGCATGCACTCCACCATGTCACCCTTCAGTAAGACCACCCTCGACATCAGCAAGCTCTACGTGTCTAGCACCATGGCCAGCAAAATCTCAGATGAAGGAGAACCCAAATCCGAAGGCAAGGCTGAAGAGTCTGTTCTCAGCAAGCAAGGTTAGA ACCTCTCTGTACGAGAGGAATGCGATGAAGACCCAAGCCAGAGTGACGAAGCAGAAGCTGAAATGTCTCCTCCCAAGTCACCATCAACACCAAAAAACGTCAAGTCAAAAAACTCTGGTACA TTTTCCCTGTTTTCTTTCAACAATGGCATGGTGGTGTCATCTTGCCGGGAGCTGGACAATAACCGCAGTGCCCTTTCTGCCGCCTCAGCCTTCGCCATTGCTACTGCTGGTGCTAACGAGGGCACGCCAACCAAGGAGAAGTACCGTCGTATGTCCCTTGCCAGCACAG GTTTTCCTACAGACCAGAGGAATGGGGACAAAGAGTTTGTTATCAGAAGAGCTGCCACAAACAGAGTCTTGAATGTGCTGCGTCACTGGGTCTCCAAACACTCACAG GACTTTGagctgaacacagagctgaagttGCGAGTAATTGGCTTCCTGGAGGAGGTGATGCATGACCCAGAGCTACTGACACAGGAAAGAAAGGCAGCTGCTAATATTATAAG GACTCTGACTCAGGAGGACCCTGGAGACAACCAGGTCACCATTGAAGAAATCACACAAATG GCAATGGAAGAGTGTAAGACTGAACCATTTGAGAGCCATTCAGCCTTGGAGATAGCTGAACAGCTCACAATGCTGGACCACCTGGTCTTCAAGGTCATCCCATATGA gGAATTCTTTGGTCAAGGCTGGATGAAGAACGACAAAAATGAGAGAACACCGTACATAATGAAAACAACCAAGCATTTCAATGAA ATCAGCAACAGGATTGCCACAGAGATCCTGCAGTGGGATGATGTCAACATGCGCGTAGCAGTGATTGAGAAATGGGTGGCAGTGGCGGACATTTGCCGGTGCCTACACAACTACAATGCAGTGCTTGAGATCACTTCCTCTCTGAACCGCAGCTCCATCTTCCGCCTCAAGAAGACCTGGCTCAAAGTCTCTAAGCAG ACAAAGACTGTGATCGACAAGTTACAGAAGCTGGTGTCATCAGAGGGCCGGTTCAAAAACCTGAGAGAGGCTCTGAAGAA CTGTGACCCTCCCTGCGTTCCCTACCTGGGGATGTACCTGACTGACCTGGCCTTCATTGAGGAGGGAACACCCAACTACACTGAGGACAACCTGGTCAACTTCTCCAAGATGAGAATg ATATCTCACATTATCAGAGAGATACGGCAGTTTCAGCAAACAGCCTATAAGATTGATTATCAACCAAAG GCGGCAAAATACTTGCTGGACAGCAGCACAGTCCTGGATGAGGAGAGCCTGTATGAAGCGTCTCTGAGAATCGAGCCCAAAACTTCATCATGA
- the LOC114433235 gene encoding pro-cathepsin H-like, with amino-acid sequence MALSAVWVFTAAFCYVHSTPFILLEEEYHFKQWMSQHDKVYDTEEYHHRLHVFTQNKRMIDRHNAGNHSFTMGLNQFSDMTFEEFRRFYLLTQPQNCSATRGGHVSRTGPYPDFIDWRMKGNFVTPVKNQGHCGSCWTFSTTGCLESVIAIATGKLISLSEQQLVDCAKDFNNYGCLGGLPSQAFEYIKYSKGLMTEEDYPYKAYNDFCTFEPALAAAFVQEVVNITSYDEKAMVDAVARLNPITFTFDVTAEFMHYREGIYSSTQCKNTADSVNHAVLAVGYGTDENGTPYWIVKNSWGTAWGKDGYFLIERGRNMCGLATCTSYPVPLL; translated from the exons ATGGCTCTCAGTGCTGTCTGGGTGTTCACAGCTGCTTTTTGTTACGTCCATTCAACACCTTTCATTTTACTTGAAG AGGAGTATCACTTTAAACAGTGGATGTCACAG CACGACAAAGTGTATGACACTGAGGAGTATCACCACCGGCTCCATGTATTCACTCAGAACAAGAGGATGATAGATCGACACAATGCTGGGAATCACTCCTTCACAA TGGGTCTGAATCAGTTCTCAGACATGACATTTGAGGAGTTCAGGAGATTCTACCTTTTGACTCAACCTCAG AACTGCTCAGCTACCAGAGGGGGTCATGTCAGCAGGACTGGTCCTTACCCCGATTTTATAGACTGGAGGATGAAGGGCAACTTTGTGACCCCTGTGAAGAACCAG gGTCACTGTGGCAGCTGCTGGACCTTCTCTACCACTGGCTGTCTGGAGTCAGTGATTGCTATCGCTACAGGAAAGCTCATTTCTTTG tctgaacagcagctggtaGATTGTGCCAAAGACTTCAACAACTACGGATGCTTAGG AGGACTTCCCAGCCAGGCATTTGAGTACATCAAGTACAGTAAGGGTCTGATGACAGAAGAGGACTATCCCTACAAAGCCTAT AATGACTTCTGCACGTTTGAGCCTGcacttgctgcagcttttgtgCAAGAAGTTGTCAACATCACAAGC TATGATGAAAAGGCCATGGTGGACGCAGTGGCCCGGCTCAACCCCATCACCTTCACCTTTGATGTCACCGCTGAGTTCATGCACTACAGAGAAGGCATTTACTCGAG CACTCAGTGTaagaacacagcagacagtgtgAATCATGCAGTCCTGGCTGTGGGTTACGGCACCGATGAGAATGGCACGCCATATTGGATAGTGAAGAACTCTTGGGGTACAGCCTGGGGAAAGGATGG ATATTTTTTGATTGAACGTGGAAGAAACATGTGTGGTCTGGCTACATGTACTTCCTACCCAGTGCCTTTACTTTGA
- the wdr76 gene encoding WD repeat-containing protein 76 translates to MPATRTKSQTAVKDLTTVDQQASFRRSKRSVQSPKRLQYYSEDSTTAKPHRKKKTKDQHENISLNKRLKHEQDVNHKVDEGLSAYELERLENIRMNKAFLTSINLLQATEELKQLTRPKPSQRGLVRSQAAEKEVLPPRKSLRLQNKEAETSTRPRRDNLIFEQEIKVFKKPPGPLPLEPMNVEDLPSGLLELCSEDSTRKVKMELELKQYCSALKNMSLTEDKVAKVVKDRIFSAAFHPCTSSLLMAAGDKSGKVGLWTLGEDWGDDGVLLFEPHTRPVVCMAFSRAQSTQLLSLSYDGSLRCMDVEKAVFDNVYDVDVELKTFDFMSDDCSTLVVGSSYGDVAVVDRRTAGNSHESIHSLDPKTLRCVSVHPVQRQYFVVAESKSVSIYDSRSLKKTNSQPVSQLDGHSLSITSAYFSPCTGNRVLTSCMDDHIRVFDTSALTTKCPLLTSISHDMHTGRWLSKLSAVWDPKQEDCFVVGSMLRVRRVEVFHESGQLQHTFIDAENLNSVLSVTAFHPTVNALLGGNSSGRLHVFSS, encoded by the exons ATGCCGGCAACACGGACAAAAAGCCAGACTGCTGTCAAG GATTTGACCACTGTGGATCAGCAGGCATCATTTCGACGTTCAAAACGAAGTGTCCAGTCACCTAAACGTCTCCAATACTATTCTGAAGACAGCACCACCGCAAAGCCCCACCGTAAAAAG AAAACAAAAGACCAACATGAAAACATCAGTCTGAATAAGAGGCTTAAACATGAGCAGGATGTGAATCAT AAGGTGGATGAAGGACTGTCTGCATATGAACTAGAACGTCTGGAGAACATCAGAATGAACAAAGCATTCCTGACTTCTATCAACTTATTACAG GCGACTGAGGAATTAAAGCAGCTGACACGACCAAAGCCATCACAGAGAGGTCTTGTGAG GTCACAGGCTGCTGAAAAAGAAGTGCTGCCACCCCGCAAATCCCTGCGTCTCCAAAATAAGGAGGCTGAGACCTCAACACGTCCCCGAAGGGACAATCTGATCTTTGAACAAGAG ATAAAGGTATTCAAGAAGCCCCCTGGCCCTCTGCCACTGGAGCCAATGAACGTGGAAGATTTGCCTTCAGGACTACTTGAACTCTGCTCTGAG GACTCAACAAGGAAAGTAAAGATGGAGCTTGAGCTTAAACA ATACTGCTCTGCACTTAAGAACATGAGCTTGACTGAGGACAAAGTGGCCAAAGTGGTGAAGGATCGTATCTTCTCAGCAGCCTTCCACCCCTGCACAAGCAGCCTGCTGATGGCAGCAGGAGACAAATCGGGGAAAGTGGGACTCTGGACGTTG GGTGAAGATTGGGGTGACGATGGCGTGCTGCTCTTTGAGCCCCACACTCGGCCTGTGGTTTGCATGGCGTTCTCCAGAGCTCAgtccacacagctgctgagcCTCAGCTATGATGGGTCTCTACGTTGCATGGATGTAGAGAAGGCTGTTTTTGATAAT GTGTATGATGTTGACGTTGAACTGAAAACATTTGACTTCATGTCAGACGACTGTTCCACACTAGTAGTCGGAAGTTCGTATGGAGACGTTGCTGTTGTTGATCGGCGCACCGCAGG AAACTCTCACGAGTCCATCCACTCTCTGGACCCTAAGACTCTGCGCTGTGTTAGTGTCCACCCTGTACAGAGGCAGTACTTTGTGGTGGCAGAAAGCAA ATCAGTGAGTATTTATGACAGCCGGTCCCTGAAGAAGACAAACAGCCAGCCAGTCTCCCAGCTGGATGGCCACTCTCTCAGCATAACCAGTGCTTATTTCTCCCCCTGTACTGGGAACAGAGTTCTGACCTCCTGTATGGACGACCACATAAG GGTGTTTGATACTTCTGCATTGACAACTAAATGTCCCTTGCTGACCTCAATCAG CcatgacatgcacacaggcCGCTGGCTGAGCAAGCTGTCGGCAGTGTGGGACCCCAAACAGGAAGACTGCTTTGTGGTAGGGAGCATGTTGAGGGTTCGGAGGGTGGAGGTATTCCATGAAAGCGGCCAACTGCAGCACACCTTCATAGATGCTGAGAACCTTAACTCAGTACTGTCTGTCACAGCTTTCCACCCCACAGTGAATGCCTTACTGGGTGGCAATTCATCAGGACGCCTGCATGTCTTTTCCAGCTAG
- the LOC114433209 gene encoding FERM domain-containing protein 5-like isoform X1: protein MLSRLMSSSIRSLDRECNCTVRLLDDSEYTCTIQRDAKGQYLFDLICHHLNLLEKDYFGIRYVDPDKQRHWLEFSKSIAKQMKSQPPFTMCLRVKFYPPDPAALKEEITRYLVFLQVKRDLYHGRLLCKTSDAALLAAYILQAEIGDYDPGKHPEGYCSKFQFFPKHSEKLERRIAEIHKTELIGQTPETSELNFLQKAQTLETYGVDPHPCKDVSGNPAFLAFTPFGFTVLQGNRRVHFLKWDEVTKLKFEAKTFHIYANQTEDKKIILTYFAPTPEACKHLWKCGVEHQAFYKLEKSSQVRTVSSSNLFFKGSRFRYSGKVAKEVMEQSAKIKRDPPEIHRAGMVPSRSCPSITHGPRLTSVPRTRRRAVHISIMEGLESLRDSAHSTPVRSVSHGDSFMPSRGQMVDGSEASTSAVISDEAYSPSDSVLPTPVAEHGMEMPLARHLNGSPCSIDEEKEAEAGTSKEGQAVEFRKGRRALCTVRSKPSPSSDVEELNKFVLSVLRLFLVTIGLLFVLLLLLIMLTESDLDIAFLRDIRKTPEFQQFHFEYFCPLRRWFACKLRWMGGFLISK, encoded by the exons cGGGATGCCAAGGGACAGTACCTTTTCGACCTCATCTGCCACCATCTTAACCTGCTGGAGAAAGACTACTTTGGCATTAGATATGTGGATCCAGACAAGCAGAGA CACTGGTTGGAGTTTTCAAAGTCAATTGCCAAACAGATGAAAT CCCAGCCTCCATTCACCATGTGTTTGCGTGTCAAGTTTTATCCACCTGACCCTGCTGCCCTGAAAGAAGAAATCACCAG ATATCTGGTCTTCCTGCAGGTTAAGAGGGATCTCTACCATGGTCGCCTCCTGTGCAAGACATCCGACGCAGCTCTGCTGGCTGCATACATACTACAAG CTGAAATCGGTGACTATGACCCGGGGAAACACCCAGAGGGCTACTGCTCCAAGTTCCAGTTCTTCCCCAAACACTCAGAGAAACTGGAGCGTCGAATTGCTGAGATCCACAAGACTGAGCTGAT AGGTCAGACTCCTGAAACTTCAGAGCTCAACTTCCTCCAGAAGGCTCAGACGCTGGAGACGTATGGAGTGGACCCTCATCCATGCAAG GACGTGTCTGGCAACCCAGCTTTTCTGGCTTTCACTCCTTTTGGATTCACTGTGCTGCAAGGAAACAGGAGGGTCCATTTCCTCAAATG GGACGAGGTGACCAAACTCAAGTTTGAAGCGAAGACATTCCATATATATGCAAATCAGACAGAG GATAAGAAGATCATTCTGACTTACTTTGCACCCACACCAGAAGCCTGTAAGCACCTGTGGAAGTGTGGAGTCGAGCATCAGGCCTTCTATAA GTTGGAGAAGTCCAGTCAGGTCCGCACTGTGTCCAGTAGTAACCTCTTCTTTAAGGGTAGTCGATTTAGATACAG tggaaAGGTTGCAAAAGAAGTCATGGAACAAAGTGCCAAAATAAAGAGAGACCCGCCTGAGATCCACAG GGCTGGCATGGTGCCCAGCAGGAGTTGTCCATCCATTACTCATGGCCCTCGTCTGACCAGCGTGCCCAGGACTCGAAGAAGAGCTGTTCACATCTCCATTATGGAAG gTTTGGAGTCCCTTCGAGACAGCGCCCACTCTACACCTGTGCGTTCTGTCTCCCATGGAGACTCCTTCATGCCTTCCCGTGGCCAGATGGTGGATGGCAGCGAGGCCAGCACGTCAGCAGTCATCTCCGACGAGGCCTACAGCCCCTCTGACAGCGTGCTGCCCACGCCGGTGGCAGAACATGGCATGGAGATGCCCTTGGCGCGTCACCTCAATGGTTCTCCCTGCAGCATcgatgaggagaaggaggcagaggcggGGACATCAAAAGAAGGGCAGGCAGTGGAGTTCAGAAAAGGGAGGAGAGCACTGTGTACGGTCAGGAGCAAGCCATCTCCATCCAGTGATGTAGAGGAGCTGAACAAGTTCGTCCTGAGCGTGCTGCGTCTGTTCCTGGTTACCATTGGACTGCtgtttgtcctgctgctgctcctcatcatgCTGACAGAGTCAGATCTGGACATTGCCTTTCTGAGAGACATCCGCAAGACGCCTGAATTCCAGCAGTTCCACTTTGAATACTTCTGCCCTCTGCGGCGCTGGTTCGCCTGTAAGTTACGATGGATGGGAGGCTTCCTCATCAGCAAGTGA
- the LOC114433209 gene encoding FERM domain-containing protein 5-like isoform X2, producing the protein MLSRLMSSSIRSLDRECNCTVRLLDDSEYTCTIQHWLEFSKSIAKQMKSQPPFTMCLRVKFYPPDPAALKEEITRYLVFLQVKRDLYHGRLLCKTSDAALLAAYILQAEIGDYDPGKHPEGYCSKFQFFPKHSEKLERRIAEIHKTELIGQTPETSELNFLQKAQTLETYGVDPHPCKDVSGNPAFLAFTPFGFTVLQGNRRVHFLKWDEVTKLKFEAKTFHIYANQTEDKKIILTYFAPTPEACKHLWKCGVEHQAFYKLEKSSQVRTVSSSNLFFKGSRFRYSGKVAKEVMEQSAKIKRDPPEIHRAGMVPSRSCPSITHGPRLTSVPRTRRRAVHISIMEGLESLRDSAHSTPVRSVSHGDSFMPSRGQMVDGSEASTSAVISDEAYSPSDSVLPTPVAEHGMEMPLARHLNGSPCSIDEEKEAEAGTSKEGQAVEFRKGRRALCTVRSKPSPSSDVEELNKFVLSVLRLFLVTIGLLFVLLLLLIMLTESDLDIAFLRDIRKTPEFQQFHFEYFCPLRRWFACKLRWMGGFLISK; encoded by the exons CACTGGTTGGAGTTTTCAAAGTCAATTGCCAAACAGATGAAAT CCCAGCCTCCATTCACCATGTGTTTGCGTGTCAAGTTTTATCCACCTGACCCTGCTGCCCTGAAAGAAGAAATCACCAG ATATCTGGTCTTCCTGCAGGTTAAGAGGGATCTCTACCATGGTCGCCTCCTGTGCAAGACATCCGACGCAGCTCTGCTGGCTGCATACATACTACAAG CTGAAATCGGTGACTATGACCCGGGGAAACACCCAGAGGGCTACTGCTCCAAGTTCCAGTTCTTCCCCAAACACTCAGAGAAACTGGAGCGTCGAATTGCTGAGATCCACAAGACTGAGCTGAT AGGTCAGACTCCTGAAACTTCAGAGCTCAACTTCCTCCAGAAGGCTCAGACGCTGGAGACGTATGGAGTGGACCCTCATCCATGCAAG GACGTGTCTGGCAACCCAGCTTTTCTGGCTTTCACTCCTTTTGGATTCACTGTGCTGCAAGGAAACAGGAGGGTCCATTTCCTCAAATG GGACGAGGTGACCAAACTCAAGTTTGAAGCGAAGACATTCCATATATATGCAAATCAGACAGAG GATAAGAAGATCATTCTGACTTACTTTGCACCCACACCAGAAGCCTGTAAGCACCTGTGGAAGTGTGGAGTCGAGCATCAGGCCTTCTATAA GTTGGAGAAGTCCAGTCAGGTCCGCACTGTGTCCAGTAGTAACCTCTTCTTTAAGGGTAGTCGATTTAGATACAG tggaaAGGTTGCAAAAGAAGTCATGGAACAAAGTGCCAAAATAAAGAGAGACCCGCCTGAGATCCACAG GGCTGGCATGGTGCCCAGCAGGAGTTGTCCATCCATTACTCATGGCCCTCGTCTGACCAGCGTGCCCAGGACTCGAAGAAGAGCTGTTCACATCTCCATTATGGAAG gTTTGGAGTCCCTTCGAGACAGCGCCCACTCTACACCTGTGCGTTCTGTCTCCCATGGAGACTCCTTCATGCCTTCCCGTGGCCAGATGGTGGATGGCAGCGAGGCCAGCACGTCAGCAGTCATCTCCGACGAGGCCTACAGCCCCTCTGACAGCGTGCTGCCCACGCCGGTGGCAGAACATGGCATGGAGATGCCCTTGGCGCGTCACCTCAATGGTTCTCCCTGCAGCATcgatgaggagaaggaggcagaggcggGGACATCAAAAGAAGGGCAGGCAGTGGAGTTCAGAAAAGGGAGGAGAGCACTGTGTACGGTCAGGAGCAAGCCATCTCCATCCAGTGATGTAGAGGAGCTGAACAAGTTCGTCCTGAGCGTGCTGCGTCTGTTCCTGGTTACCATTGGACTGCtgtttgtcctgctgctgctcctcatcatgCTGACAGAGTCAGATCTGGACATTGCCTTTCTGAGAGACATCCGCAAGACGCCTGAATTCCAGCAGTTCCACTTTGAATACTTCTGCCCTCTGCGGCGCTGGTTCGCCTGTAAGTTACGATGGATGGGAGGCTTCCTCATCAGCAAGTGA